From Puntigrus tetrazona isolate hp1 chromosome 8, ASM1883169v1, whole genome shotgun sequence, the proteins below share one genomic window:
- the rbm39b gene encoding RNA-binding protein 39b isoform X5: MGPKLNGGPGAKTGPQHFAKHSRRRSRSRSPFKKDKSPVRQPIDNLSPEERDARTVFCMQLAARIRPRDLEDFFSAVGKVRDVRMISDRNSRRSKGIAYIEFVEATSVPLAIGLTGQRVLGVPIIVQASQAEKNRAAAMASMLQRGGAGPMRLYVGSLHFNITEDMLRGIFEPFGKIEGIQLMMDSETGRSKGYGFISFADAECAKKALEQLNGFELAGRPMKVGHVTERSDASSASSFLDSDELERTGIDLGTTGRLQLMARLAEGTGLQIPAAAKQALQMSGSVAFGNLANASTTQPVVPSPGMNQALNLPNQPLATHCLQLSNMFSPQMENEPGWDLEIKDDVIEECRKHGGIIHIYVDKNSAQGNVYVKCPTIPVAMAVVSALHGRWFAGKMITAAYVPLPTYHNLFPDAATATEPLRPMHR, encoded by the exons ATGGGGCCGAAATTAAATGGTGGTCCCGGAGCGAAGACCGGCCCACAGCATTTCGCCAAACACAG TCGCAGGCGCTCTCGGAGCAGAAGCCCGTTTAAGAAGGACAAAAGCCCTGTCAG GCAACCGATAGATAATCTGAGCCCAGAGGAGAGAGACGCCCGCACAGTGTTCTGCATGCAGCTCGCTGCCAGAATTAGACCCAGAGATCTGGAAGATTTCTTCTCTGCAGTGGGAAAA GTCCGTGACGTAAGGATGATCTCGGATAGAAACTCTCGCCGGTCGAAGGGCATCGCCTACATTGAGTTTGTGGAGGCGACTTCGGTACCGCTGGCCATCGGCCTGACGGGGCAGAGGGTTCTGGGAGTGCCTATCATAGTCCAGGCTTCACAG GCAGAGAAGAACAGGGCAGCAGCCATGGCCAGCATGCTCCAGAGAGGCGGCGCAGGACCAATGCGGCTGTACGTGGGCTCCCTGCACTTCAATATAACTGAAGACATGCTCAGGGGCATTTTTGAGCCCTTTGGAAAG ATTGAGGGCATCCAGCTAATGATGGACAGTGAGACTGGCAGGTCGAAAGGATACGGCTTCATATCA TTTGCAGATGCAGAATGTGCTAAAAAAGCCCTGGAGCAGCTGAATGGTTTCGAGCTTGCGGGACGGCCGATGAAGGTGGGTCATGTTACCGAGCGTTCGGATGCCTCGTCTGCAAGCTCCTTCTTGGACAGTGATGAACTGGAGAGAACTGGCATTGACTTGGGCACAACGGGGCGACTTCAGCTGATGGCAAGACTCGCAGAAG GTACAGGACTACAGATTCCTGCTGCTGCTAAGCAGGCCTTACAGATGAGCGGCTCTGTAGCATTTGGAAATCTGGCGAATG CCTCTACCACACAACCTGTTGTTCCCAGTCCCGGGATGAACCAAGCTCTGAACCTTCCAAACCAGCCGCTGGCTACGCACTGTTTGCAGCTCTCCAACATGTTCAGTCCACAGAT GGAAAATGAACCTGGCTGGGACCTGGAGATAAAAGATGATGTCATCGAGGAGTGCAGAAAACACGGAGGCATTATTCACATATATGTCGACAAAAACTCTGCTCAA GgaaatgtttatgtaaagtGTCCAACCATCCCAGTAGCAATGGCTGTTGTCAGTGCCCTTCACGGCCGGTGGTTTGCAG GTAAAATGATCACAGCTGCCTACGTGCCTCTCCCTACGTACCATAACCTGTTTCCAGATGCTGCCACAGCCACAGAGCCCCTGAGGCCCATGCACCGGTGA
- the rbm39b gene encoding RNA-binding protein 39b isoform X1 → MADDFDVEAMLEAPYKKGESKSASSNGQNEERSKKKRRSGSRSPSPGRRRSRSGGRKKSREQRKSRSRERKRSRSRERKRSRSRSKERGGRYRGRKSPFMGPKLNGGPGAKTGPQHFAKHSRRRSRSRSPFKKDKSPVRQPIDNLSPEERDARTVFCMQLAARIRPRDLEDFFSAVGKVRDVRMISDRNSRRSKGIAYIEFVEATSVPLAIGLTGQRVLGVPIIVQASQAEKNRAAAMASMLQRGGAGPMRLYVGSLHFNITEDMLRGIFEPFGKIEGIQLMMDSETGRSKGYGFISFADAECAKKALEQLNGFELAGRPMKVGHVTERSDASSASSFLDSDELERTGIDLGTTGRLQLMARLAEGTGLQIPAAAKQALQMSGSVAFGNLANASTTQPVVPSPGMNQALNLPNQPLATHCLQLSNMFSPQMENEPGWDLEIKDDVIEECRKHGGIIHIYVDKNSAQGNVYVKCPTIPVAMAVVSALHGRWFAGKMITAAYVPLPTYHNLFPDAATATEPLRPMHR, encoded by the exons GTCCGAGCCCAGGACGGCGGAGGAGTAGAAGCGGGGGCCGCAAAAAGAGCCGGGAGCAGCGCAAGAGCCGCAGCCGCGAGAGGAAACGTTCACGGAGCAGAGAACGCAAGCGCTCGCGATCCCGCAGCAAGGAGCGTGGAGGACGTTATCGTGGGCGCAAAAGCCCCTT TATGGGGCCGAAATTAAATGGTGGTCCCGGAGCGAAGACCGGCCCACAGCATTTCGCCAAACACAG TCGCAGGCGCTCTCGGAGCAGAAGCCCGTTTAAGAAGGACAAAAGCCCTGTCAG GCAACCGATAGATAATCTGAGCCCAGAGGAGAGAGACGCCCGCACAGTGTTCTGCATGCAGCTCGCTGCCAGAATTAGACCCAGAGATCTGGAAGATTTCTTCTCTGCAGTGGGAAAA GTCCGTGACGTAAGGATGATCTCGGATAGAAACTCTCGCCGGTCGAAGGGCATCGCCTACATTGAGTTTGTGGAGGCGACTTCGGTACCGCTGGCCATCGGCCTGACGGGGCAGAGGGTTCTGGGAGTGCCTATCATAGTCCAGGCTTCACAG GCAGAGAAGAACAGGGCAGCAGCCATGGCCAGCATGCTCCAGAGAGGCGGCGCAGGACCAATGCGGCTGTACGTGGGCTCCCTGCACTTCAATATAACTGAAGACATGCTCAGGGGCATTTTTGAGCCCTTTGGAAAG ATTGAGGGCATCCAGCTAATGATGGACAGTGAGACTGGCAGGTCGAAAGGATACGGCTTCATATCA TTTGCAGATGCAGAATGTGCTAAAAAAGCCCTGGAGCAGCTGAATGGTTTCGAGCTTGCGGGACGGCCGATGAAGGTGGGTCATGTTACCGAGCGTTCGGATGCCTCGTCTGCAAGCTCCTTCTTGGACAGTGATGAACTGGAGAGAACTGGCATTGACTTGGGCACAACGGGGCGACTTCAGCTGATGGCAAGACTCGCAGAAG GTACAGGACTACAGATTCCTGCTGCTGCTAAGCAGGCCTTACAGATGAGCGGCTCTGTAGCATTTGGAAATCTGGCGAATG CCTCTACCACACAACCTGTTGTTCCCAGTCCCGGGATGAACCAAGCTCTGAACCTTCCAAACCAGCCGCTGGCTACGCACTGTTTGCAGCTCTCCAACATGTTCAGTCCACAGAT GGAAAATGAACCTGGCTGGGACCTGGAGATAAAAGATGATGTCATCGAGGAGTGCAGAAAACACGGAGGCATTATTCACATATATGTCGACAAAAACTCTGCTCAA GgaaatgtttatgtaaagtGTCCAACCATCCCAGTAGCAATGGCTGTTGTCAGTGCCCTTCACGGCCGGTGGTTTGCAG GTAAAATGATCACAGCTGCCTACGTGCCTCTCCCTACGTACCATAACCTGTTTCCAGATGCTGCCACAGCCACAGAGCCCCTGAGGCCCATGCACCGGTGA
- the rbm39b gene encoding RNA-binding protein 39b isoform X2, whose amino-acid sequence MADDFDVEAMLEAPYKKGESKSASSNGQNEERSKKKRRSGSRSPSPGRRRSRSGGRKKSREQRKSRSRERKRSRSRERKRSRSRSKERGGRYRGRKSPFMGPKLNGGPGAKTGPQHFAKHRRSRSRSPFKKDKSPVRQPIDNLSPEERDARTVFCMQLAARIRPRDLEDFFSAVGKVRDVRMISDRNSRRSKGIAYIEFVEATSVPLAIGLTGQRVLGVPIIVQASQAEKNRAAAMASMLQRGGAGPMRLYVGSLHFNITEDMLRGIFEPFGKIEGIQLMMDSETGRSKGYGFISFADAECAKKALEQLNGFELAGRPMKVGHVTERSDASSASSFLDSDELERTGIDLGTTGRLQLMARLAEGTGLQIPAAAKQALQMSGSVAFGNLANASTTQPVVPSPGMNQALNLPNQPLATHCLQLSNMFSPQMENEPGWDLEIKDDVIEECRKHGGIIHIYVDKNSAQGNVYVKCPTIPVAMAVVSALHGRWFAGKMITAAYVPLPTYHNLFPDAATATEPLRPMHR is encoded by the exons GTCCGAGCCCAGGACGGCGGAGGAGTAGAAGCGGGGGCCGCAAAAAGAGCCGGGAGCAGCGCAAGAGCCGCAGCCGCGAGAGGAAACGTTCACGGAGCAGAGAACGCAAGCGCTCGCGATCCCGCAGCAAGGAGCGTGGAGGACGTTATCGTGGGCGCAAAAGCCCCTT TATGGGGCCGAAATTAAATGGTGGTCCCGGAGCGAAGACCGGCCCACAGCATTTCGCCAAACACAG GCGCTCTCGGAGCAGAAGCCCGTTTAAGAAGGACAAAAGCCCTGTCAG GCAACCGATAGATAATCTGAGCCCAGAGGAGAGAGACGCCCGCACAGTGTTCTGCATGCAGCTCGCTGCCAGAATTAGACCCAGAGATCTGGAAGATTTCTTCTCTGCAGTGGGAAAA GTCCGTGACGTAAGGATGATCTCGGATAGAAACTCTCGCCGGTCGAAGGGCATCGCCTACATTGAGTTTGTGGAGGCGACTTCGGTACCGCTGGCCATCGGCCTGACGGGGCAGAGGGTTCTGGGAGTGCCTATCATAGTCCAGGCTTCACAG GCAGAGAAGAACAGGGCAGCAGCCATGGCCAGCATGCTCCAGAGAGGCGGCGCAGGACCAATGCGGCTGTACGTGGGCTCCCTGCACTTCAATATAACTGAAGACATGCTCAGGGGCATTTTTGAGCCCTTTGGAAAG ATTGAGGGCATCCAGCTAATGATGGACAGTGAGACTGGCAGGTCGAAAGGATACGGCTTCATATCA TTTGCAGATGCAGAATGTGCTAAAAAAGCCCTGGAGCAGCTGAATGGTTTCGAGCTTGCGGGACGGCCGATGAAGGTGGGTCATGTTACCGAGCGTTCGGATGCCTCGTCTGCAAGCTCCTTCTTGGACAGTGATGAACTGGAGAGAACTGGCATTGACTTGGGCACAACGGGGCGACTTCAGCTGATGGCAAGACTCGCAGAAG GTACAGGACTACAGATTCCTGCTGCTGCTAAGCAGGCCTTACAGATGAGCGGCTCTGTAGCATTTGGAAATCTGGCGAATG CCTCTACCACACAACCTGTTGTTCCCAGTCCCGGGATGAACCAAGCTCTGAACCTTCCAAACCAGCCGCTGGCTACGCACTGTTTGCAGCTCTCCAACATGTTCAGTCCACAGAT GGAAAATGAACCTGGCTGGGACCTGGAGATAAAAGATGATGTCATCGAGGAGTGCAGAAAACACGGAGGCATTATTCACATATATGTCGACAAAAACTCTGCTCAA GgaaatgtttatgtaaagtGTCCAACCATCCCAGTAGCAATGGCTGTTGTCAGTGCCCTTCACGGCCGGTGGTTTGCAG GTAAAATGATCACAGCTGCCTACGTGCCTCTCCCTACGTACCATAACCTGTTTCCAGATGCTGCCACAGCCACAGAGCCCCTGAGGCCCATGCACCGGTGA
- the rbm39b gene encoding RNA-binding protein 39b isoform X4 — MADDFDVEAMLEAPYKKGESKSASSNGQNEERSKKKRRSGSRSPSPGRRRSRSGGRKKSREQRKSRSRERKRSRSRERKRSRSRSKERGGRYRGRKSPLQPIDNLSPEERDARTVFCMQLAARIRPRDLEDFFSAVGKVRDVRMISDRNSRRSKGIAYIEFVEATSVPLAIGLTGQRVLGVPIIVQASQAEKNRAAAMASMLQRGGAGPMRLYVGSLHFNITEDMLRGIFEPFGKIEGIQLMMDSETGRSKGYGFISFADAECAKKALEQLNGFELAGRPMKVGHVTERSDASSASSFLDSDELERTGIDLGTTGRLQLMARLAEGTGLQIPAAAKQALQMSGSVAFGNLANASTTQPVVPSPGMNQALNLPNQPLATHCLQLSNMFSPQMENEPGWDLEIKDDVIEECRKHGGIIHIYVDKNSAQGNVYVKCPTIPVAMAVVSALHGRWFAGKMITAAYVPLPTYHNLFPDAATATEPLRPMHR, encoded by the exons GTCCGAGCCCAGGACGGCGGAGGAGTAGAAGCGGGGGCCGCAAAAAGAGCCGGGAGCAGCGCAAGAGCCGCAGCCGCGAGAGGAAACGTTCACGGAGCAGAGAACGCAAGCGCTCGCGATCCCGCAGCAAGGAGCGTGGAGGACGTTATCGTGGGCGCAAAAGCCCCTT GCAACCGATAGATAATCTGAGCCCAGAGGAGAGAGACGCCCGCACAGTGTTCTGCATGCAGCTCGCTGCCAGAATTAGACCCAGAGATCTGGAAGATTTCTTCTCTGCAGTGGGAAAA GTCCGTGACGTAAGGATGATCTCGGATAGAAACTCTCGCCGGTCGAAGGGCATCGCCTACATTGAGTTTGTGGAGGCGACTTCGGTACCGCTGGCCATCGGCCTGACGGGGCAGAGGGTTCTGGGAGTGCCTATCATAGTCCAGGCTTCACAG GCAGAGAAGAACAGGGCAGCAGCCATGGCCAGCATGCTCCAGAGAGGCGGCGCAGGACCAATGCGGCTGTACGTGGGCTCCCTGCACTTCAATATAACTGAAGACATGCTCAGGGGCATTTTTGAGCCCTTTGGAAAG ATTGAGGGCATCCAGCTAATGATGGACAGTGAGACTGGCAGGTCGAAAGGATACGGCTTCATATCA TTTGCAGATGCAGAATGTGCTAAAAAAGCCCTGGAGCAGCTGAATGGTTTCGAGCTTGCGGGACGGCCGATGAAGGTGGGTCATGTTACCGAGCGTTCGGATGCCTCGTCTGCAAGCTCCTTCTTGGACAGTGATGAACTGGAGAGAACTGGCATTGACTTGGGCACAACGGGGCGACTTCAGCTGATGGCAAGACTCGCAGAAG GTACAGGACTACAGATTCCTGCTGCTGCTAAGCAGGCCTTACAGATGAGCGGCTCTGTAGCATTTGGAAATCTGGCGAATG CCTCTACCACACAACCTGTTGTTCCCAGTCCCGGGATGAACCAAGCTCTGAACCTTCCAAACCAGCCGCTGGCTACGCACTGTTTGCAGCTCTCCAACATGTTCAGTCCACAGAT GGAAAATGAACCTGGCTGGGACCTGGAGATAAAAGATGATGTCATCGAGGAGTGCAGAAAACACGGAGGCATTATTCACATATATGTCGACAAAAACTCTGCTCAA GgaaatgtttatgtaaagtGTCCAACCATCCCAGTAGCAATGGCTGTTGTCAGTGCCCTTCACGGCCGGTGGTTTGCAG GTAAAATGATCACAGCTGCCTACGTGCCTCTCCCTACGTACCATAACCTGTTTCCAGATGCTGCCACAGCCACAGAGCCCCTGAGGCCCATGCACCGGTGA
- the rbm39b gene encoding RNA-binding protein 39b isoform X3 has product MADDFDVEAMLEAPYKKGESKSASSNGQNEERSKKKRRSGSRSPSPGRRRSRSGGRKKSREQRKSRSRERKRSRSRERKRSRSRSKERGGRYRGRKSPFRRRSRSRSPFKKDKSPVRQPIDNLSPEERDARTVFCMQLAARIRPRDLEDFFSAVGKVRDVRMISDRNSRRSKGIAYIEFVEATSVPLAIGLTGQRVLGVPIIVQASQAEKNRAAAMASMLQRGGAGPMRLYVGSLHFNITEDMLRGIFEPFGKIEGIQLMMDSETGRSKGYGFISFADAECAKKALEQLNGFELAGRPMKVGHVTERSDASSASSFLDSDELERTGIDLGTTGRLQLMARLAEGTGLQIPAAAKQALQMSGSVAFGNLANASTTQPVVPSPGMNQALNLPNQPLATHCLQLSNMFSPQMENEPGWDLEIKDDVIEECRKHGGIIHIYVDKNSAQGNVYVKCPTIPVAMAVVSALHGRWFAGKMITAAYVPLPTYHNLFPDAATATEPLRPMHR; this is encoded by the exons GTCCGAGCCCAGGACGGCGGAGGAGTAGAAGCGGGGGCCGCAAAAAGAGCCGGGAGCAGCGCAAGAGCCGCAGCCGCGAGAGGAAACGTTCACGGAGCAGAGAACGCAAGCGCTCGCGATCCCGCAGCAAGGAGCGTGGAGGACGTTATCGTGGGCGCAAAAGCCCCTT TCGCAGGCGCTCTCGGAGCAGAAGCCCGTTTAAGAAGGACAAAAGCCCTGTCAG GCAACCGATAGATAATCTGAGCCCAGAGGAGAGAGACGCCCGCACAGTGTTCTGCATGCAGCTCGCTGCCAGAATTAGACCCAGAGATCTGGAAGATTTCTTCTCTGCAGTGGGAAAA GTCCGTGACGTAAGGATGATCTCGGATAGAAACTCTCGCCGGTCGAAGGGCATCGCCTACATTGAGTTTGTGGAGGCGACTTCGGTACCGCTGGCCATCGGCCTGACGGGGCAGAGGGTTCTGGGAGTGCCTATCATAGTCCAGGCTTCACAG GCAGAGAAGAACAGGGCAGCAGCCATGGCCAGCATGCTCCAGAGAGGCGGCGCAGGACCAATGCGGCTGTACGTGGGCTCCCTGCACTTCAATATAACTGAAGACATGCTCAGGGGCATTTTTGAGCCCTTTGGAAAG ATTGAGGGCATCCAGCTAATGATGGACAGTGAGACTGGCAGGTCGAAAGGATACGGCTTCATATCA TTTGCAGATGCAGAATGTGCTAAAAAAGCCCTGGAGCAGCTGAATGGTTTCGAGCTTGCGGGACGGCCGATGAAGGTGGGTCATGTTACCGAGCGTTCGGATGCCTCGTCTGCAAGCTCCTTCTTGGACAGTGATGAACTGGAGAGAACTGGCATTGACTTGGGCACAACGGGGCGACTTCAGCTGATGGCAAGACTCGCAGAAG GTACAGGACTACAGATTCCTGCTGCTGCTAAGCAGGCCTTACAGATGAGCGGCTCTGTAGCATTTGGAAATCTGGCGAATG CCTCTACCACACAACCTGTTGTTCCCAGTCCCGGGATGAACCAAGCTCTGAACCTTCCAAACCAGCCGCTGGCTACGCACTGTTTGCAGCTCTCCAACATGTTCAGTCCACAGAT GGAAAATGAACCTGGCTGGGACCTGGAGATAAAAGATGATGTCATCGAGGAGTGCAGAAAACACGGAGGCATTATTCACATATATGTCGACAAAAACTCTGCTCAA GgaaatgtttatgtaaagtGTCCAACCATCCCAGTAGCAATGGCTGTTGTCAGTGCCCTTCACGGCCGGTGGTTTGCAG GTAAAATGATCACAGCTGCCTACGTGCCTCTCCCTACGTACCATAACCTGTTTCCAGATGCTGCCACAGCCACAGAGCCCCTGAGGCCCATGCACCGGTGA